A DNA window from Zingiber officinale cultivar Zhangliang chromosome 3A, Zo_v1.1, whole genome shotgun sequence contains the following coding sequences:
- the LOC122051431 gene encoding UDP-glucuronate:xylan alpha-glucuronosyltransferase 1-like, with amino-acid sequence MRGVKGGDAGGSPVEARHRSAGNPSNGSANKRGPQRSSDFKQADKPLVLRPCSIQLVLSIIIGGTVLTILHCPVAHRNEHRLRTASRFIDVGWIWDKAKPDPRYVSSSVVDWAQLLKCIKNLNTEEENLKIGLLNFDVSEINQWHRHFPRAGFSVIQLDYAASDVTWDALYPEWIDEEEESEVPSCPKLPSPRFPEGSCFDLVAVKLPGRSWPRDVARLHLQLAAAEVAAGNSRRSPTALHVLFVSSWFPIPNLFACKNLVRREGDAWLYKPDLRSLQEKLQLPVGSCELALPVEARGRPRSETPRREAYATILHSADVYVCGAIAAARSIRLSGSKRDLVILVDETVGDHHRSGLAAAGWKIKTVTRIRNPKAERDAYNEWNYSKFRLWQLTDYDKLIFIDADLLVLRNIDFLFTMPEIAATGNDGAYFNSGVMVVEPSNCTYRLLMDHIDEIESYNGGDQGYLNEIFTWWHRIPRQMNFLKHFWVGDEEGMKAAKTRLFAADPPVLYVLHFLGVKPWLCFRDYDCNWNVDAMREFASDAAHATWWRMQESMPKRLRSHCLLTTKQKAGLEWDRRQAKRANFSDGHWRRKIRDPRLRTCAEEFCNWESMLRHWGDPNWSGENSTAIATGK; translated from the exons ATGAGAGGGGTCAAAGGAGGAGACGCCGGAGGCAGCCCGGTCGAGGCCCGGCATCGGTCCGCCGGAAACCC ATCTAATGGCTCTGCCAACAAAAGAGGGCCCCAGAGGAGCAGTGACTTCAAACAAGCTGACAAACCACTGGTGTTAAGGCCCTGTTCCATACAACTCGTCCTATCGATCATCATCGGCGGCACCGTCTTAACGATCCTCCACTGCCCTGTAGCTCACCGGAATGAGCATCGATTGCGCACCGCTTCGAGGTTCATCGACGTCGGATGGATTTGGGACAAAGCCAAACCTGATCCCCGTTACGTATCGAGCTCGGTCGTCGACTGGGCGCAGCTTCTGAAATGCATCAAAAACTTGAATACTGAAGAGGAGAATCTGAAGATTGGCCTCCTGAACTTCGACGTCTCTGAGATCAACCAGTGGCATCGGCACTTCCCGCGCGCTGGATTCTCGGTCATACAGCTCGATTATGCAGCGAGCGACGTTACGTGGGATGCCCTTTACCCTGAATGGATCGACGAGGAGGAAGAATCGGAAGTGCCTTCCTGTCCCAAACTTCCTTCTCCCAGGTTCCCGGAAGGTTCCTGCTTTGACCTCGTCGCGGTCAAGCTTCCAGGGAGGAGCTGGCCGAGAGACGTCGCTCGGTTGCACTTGCAGCTGGCCGCCGCTGAAGTCGCCGCAGGTAATTCCCGGCGAAGTCCGACTGCGCTCCACGTTCTGTTTGTGTCGAGCTGGTTTCCGATCCCAAATCTCTTCGCGTGCAAGAATCTCGTGCGGCGGGAAGGCGATGCGTGGCTGTACAAGCCGGATTTGAGATCGCTGCAGGAGAAGCTGCAGCTTCCTGTCGGCTCGTGCGAGCTCGCCCTCCCCGTCGAAGCAAGGGGGAGGCCGCGGTCAGAAACTCCTCGCCGGGAAGCATACGCCACCATTCTCCACTCCGCCGACGTTTACGTCTGCGGCGCCATTGCAGCTGCCAGAAGCATTCGCTTGTCCGGATCAAAGAGAGACCTGGTGATCCTCGTCGATGAAACGGTCGGCGACCACCACAGAAGTGGGCTTGCAGCTGCGGGATGGAAGATCAAGACCGTCACCAGGATCAGGAACCCGAAGGCCGAGCGGGATGCTTACAACGAGTGGAACTACAGCAAGTTCCGGCTGTGGCAGCTCACGGACTACGACAAGCTCATCTTCATCGACGCCGACCTGCTCGTCCTGCGAAACATTGACTTCTTGTTCACTATGCCGGAGATCGCCGCGACGGGCAACGACGGCGCGTACTTCAACTCGGGGGTGATGGTCGTGGAGCCGTCGAACTGCACGTACCGGTTGCTGATGGACCACATCGATGAGATCGAGTCGTACAACGGAGGGGACCAGGGCTACTTGAACGAGATCTTCACCTGGTGGCACCGCATTCCGAGGCAGATGAACTTCCTGAAGCACTTCTGGGTCGGCGACGAGGAGGGGATGAAGGCGGCCAAGACTCGCTTGTTCGCCGCCGACCCGCCCGTCCTCTACGTGCTGCACTTCCTGGGGGTAAAGCCATGGCTGTGCTTCCGCGACTACGACTGCAACTGGAACGTGGACGCGATGCGGGAGTTCGCGAGCGACGCTGCGCACGCGACTTGGTGGAGGATGCAGGAGTCGATGCCGAAGCGCCTGCGGAGCCACTGCCTGCTGACCACGAAGCAGAAGGCGGGGTTGGAGTGGGATCGAAGGCAGGCCAAGAGGGCAAATTTCTCCGACGGGCACTGGAGGCGGAAGATACGTGACCCGCGCCTGCGAACTTGCGCCGAGGAGTTCTGCAACTGGGAAAGCATGCTGCGGCATTGGGGCGACCCGAACTGGTCCGGTGAGAATTCGACGGCGATTGCGACCGGAAAATAg
- the LOC122051430 gene encoding alcohol dehydrogenase 3-like, with product MSSTAGQVIKCRAAVAWEAGEPLVIEEVEVAPPRAMEVRVRILYTSLCHTDVYFWEAKGQKPVFPRIFGHEAGGIVESVGEGVTDLAPGDHVLPVFTGECKECAHCKSAESNMCDLLRINTDRGVMLSDGQSRFSINGKPIYHFLGTSTFSEYTVIHVGCLAKINPLAPLDKVCVVSCGLSTGFGATVNVAKPPKGATVAIFGLGAVGLAAAEGARVSGASRIIGVDLNPNRFEQAKKFGVTEFVNPADYDRPVQEVIAEMTNGGVDRSIECTGNINAMISAFECVHDGWGVAVLVGVPHKDAVFKTHPVNFLNERTLKGTFFGNYKPRTDIPGVVEKYMNKELELEKFITHSVPFSEINKAFEYMLKGESLRCIIHMDG from the exons ATGTCGAGCACTGCTGGCCAGGTCATCAAATGCAGAG CGGCGGTGGCTTGGGAGGCTGGGGAGCCGTTGGTGATCGAAGAGGTGGAGGTGGCACCGCCCAGAGCGATGGAGGTCCGAGTTAGGATACTGTACACCTCTCTTTGCCACACCGATGTCTACTTCTGGGAAGCTAAG GGCCAAAAACCGGTGTTTCCTCGCATCTTTGGTCACGAAGCGGGAGG AATCGTTGAGAGTGTGGGAGAGGGCGTGACGGATCTCGCTCCGGGAGATCATGTCCTCCCTGTATTCACGGGTGAATGCAAAGAATGTGCTCACTGTAAGTCCGCAGAGAGCAACATGTGTGATCTCCTCAGAATAAATACTGACAGAGGGGTGATGCTAAGTGATGGGCAATCAAGGTTCTCCATCAATGGAAAACCCATTTACCATTTCTTAGGAACCTCCACTTTCAGCGAGTACACAGTGATCCATGTGGGCTGCCTTGCCAAAATCAACCCCTTGGCTCCCCTTGATAAAGTGTGTGTTGTAAGCTGTGGTCTATCAACAG GTTTTGGTGCTACTGTTAATGTAGCAAAACCACCAAAAGGTGCAACCGTGGCCATCTTTGGCCTTGGAGCTGTAGGCCTCGCT GCTGCTGAAGGAGCAAGAGTCTCAGGGGCATCAAGAATAATTGGTGTTGACCTTAACCCTAACAGATTTGAGCAAG CTAAGAAGTTTGGGGTGACTGAGTTTGTGAACCCGGCAGATTATGATAGACCTGTTCAAGAG GTAATAGCTGAAATGACAAATGGTGGAGTTGATCGGAGCATCGAATGCACTGGCAATATAAACGCCATGATATCTGCATTTGAATGTGTTCATGAT GGCTGGGGTGTTGCTGTGCTTGTTGGGGTCCCTCACAAAGATGCTGTGTTCAAAACACACCCTGTCAACTTCCTGAATGAAAGAACCCTAAAAGGAACCTTCTTTGGCAACTACAAGCCACGCACTGATATTCCCGGAGTCGTTGAGAAGTATATGAACAAG GAGCTTGAATTGGAGAAGTTCATCACGCACAGCGTGCCTTTCTCTGAAATCAACAAGGCTTTCGAGTACATGCTTAAAGGTGAGAGTCTCCGGTGCATCATTCACATGGATGGCTAG
- the LOC122051427 gene encoding SAL1 phosphatase-like, translating into MACRAAISLPSLCLARTLKPSASASGRISSGSAPPSKPYRPLRHLLLAPSRFRFLPPSFSHFRPSSRACPASPVAAMSSSSSYQKELAAAKKAASLAARLCQTVQKAILKSDVHSKADKSPVTVADYGSQAIVSLVLNKELPSESFSLVAEEDSADLQKDDAQETLERITALVNDTLSSEYNTVVSDKDVLAAIDSGKSEGGPHGRHWVLDPIDGTKGFLRGDQYAIALALLDEGKVVLGVLACPNLPLTSIANVDAHYSENQIGCLLYATTGEGAYLQSLNDSSTVKINVSTVDNPADASFFESYEAAHSLHDLSKAIAEKLGVQAPPVRIDSQAKYGALARGDGAIYLRFPHKGYREKIWDHAAGSIVVTEAGGIATDAAGNHLDFSKGRHLDLDTGIIVTNKKLMPALLNAVQESIKAQSASHL; encoded by the exons ATGGCGTGCCGGGCGGCCATCTCTCTTCCATCACTCTGTCTCGCTCGCACATTAAAGCCCTCCGCATCCGCATCAGGAAGAATCTCTTCTGGATCTGCGCCGCCGTCCAAACCCTATCGACCTCttcgccacctcctcctcgctCCCTCGCGCTTCCGCTTTCTTCCTCCGTCGTTTTCGCACTTCCGCCCTTCCTCTCGCGCGTGTCCAGCCTCTCCCGTGGCAGCCATGTCGTCTTCCTCCTCCTACCAAAAAGAGCTCGCCGCCGCTAAGAAGGCGGCGTCACTCGCCGCTCGCCTTTGCCAG ACAGTACAAAAGGCGATCTTGAAATCCGATGTCCATTCAAAAGCAGATAAAAGTCCTGTAACTGTAGCAGATTATG GTTCACAAGCTATTGTCAGCCTTGTATTGAACAAGGAGTTACCTTCTGAAAGCTTCTCTTTGGTGGCTGAAGAG GATTCAGCAGATCTGCAAAAGGATGATGCTCAAGAAACATTAGAACGCATTACTGCACTTGTAAATGATACACTTTCTTCTGAATATAATACTGTTGTGTCTGATAAAGATGTGCTTGCCGCAATTGATAGTGGCAAATCTGAAGGTGGACCTCATGGCAGACACTGGGTTTTGGATCCCATAGATGGTACTAAAGG attcCTCCGCGGAGACCAGTATGCAATTGCTCTAGCATTGCTTGATGAAGGGAAAGTAGTGTTAGGTGTTTTGGCATGCCCAAATCTTCCTCTTACATCCATTGCTAACGTTGATGCACATTATTCTGAAAATCAAATTGGTTGTCTTTTATATGCTACAACTGGTGAGGGAGCATATTTGCAATCACTAAACGATTCTTCTACtgtaaag ATAAATGTCAGCACTGTTGACAATCCTGCCGATGCATCATTCTTTGAATCTTATGAAGCTGCTCATTCCCTGCATGATTTGTCAAAGGCAATAGCAGAG AAACTTGGTGTCCAAGCACCGCCAGTTAGAATAGACAGTCAAGCAAAATATGGTGCTTTGGCAAGAGGTGATGGTGCCATATACCTACGATTCCCACATAAAGGCTATCGGGAGAAGATATGGGACCATGCCGCTGGTTCTATTGTTGTGACAG AAGCCGGTGGTATTGCTACAGATGCTGCTGGAAATCATTTGGATTTCTCGAAGGGAAGGCACCTCGATCTCGACACAGGAATCATTGTCACAAACAAGAAGCTGATGCCAGCATTGTTGAATGCGGTACAAGAATCTATAAAAGCTCAATCCGCCTCACATCTCTAG
- the LOC122051429 gene encoding alcohol dehydrogenase 3-like — MSSTAGQVIKCRAAVAWEAGEPLVIEEVEVAPPKAMEVRVRILYTSLCHTDVYFWEAKGQNPVFPRIFGHEAGGIVESVGEGVTDLAPGDHVLPVFTGECKECAHCKSAESNMCDLLRINTDRGVMLSDGQSRFSINGKPVYHFLGTSTFSEYTVIHVGCLAKINPLAPLDKVCVVSCGLSTGFGATVNVAKTPKGATVAVFGLGAVGLAAAEGARVSGASRIIGVDLNPNRFEQAKKFGVTEFVNPADYDRPVQEVIAEMTNGGVDRSIECTGNINAMISAFECVHDGWGVAVLVGVPHKDAVFKTHPVNFLNERTLKGTFFGNYKPRTDIPGVVEKYMNKELELEKFITHSLPFSEINKAFEYMLKGESLRCIISMDDLRIHISGARSVLLNKL; from the exons ATGTCGAGCACTGCTGGCCAGGTCATCAAATGCAGAG CGGCGGTGGCTTGGGAGGCTGGGGAGCCGTTGGTGATCGAAGAGGTGGAGGTGGCACCGCCCAAAGCGATGGAGGTCCGAGTTAGGATACTCTACACCTCTCTTTGCCACACCGATGTCTACTTCTGGGAAGCTAAG GGCCAAAATCCGGTGTTTCCTCGCATCTTTGGTCACGAAGCGGGAGG AATCGTTGAGAGTGTGGGAGAGGGCGTGACGGATCTCGCTCCGGGAGATCATGTCCTCCCTGTATTCACGGGTGAATGCAAAGAATGTGCTCACTGTAAGTCCGCAGAGAGCAACATGTGTGATCTCCTCAGAATAAACACTGACAGAGGGGTGATGCTAAGTGATGGGCAATCAAGGTTCTCCATCAATGGAAAACCCGTTTACCATTTCTTGGGAACCTCCACTTTCAGCGAGTACACAGTGATCCATGTGGGCTGCCTTGCCAAAATCAACCCCTTGGCTCCCCTTGATAAAGTGTGTGTCGTAAGCTGTGGTCTATCAACAG GTTTTGGTGCTACTGTTAATGTAGCAAAAACACCAAAAGGTGCAACCGTGGCCGTCTTTGGCCTTGGGGCTGTAGGTCTCGCT GCTGCTGAAGGAGCAAGAGTCTCAGGGGCATCAAGAATAATTGGTGTTGACCTTAACCCTAACAGATTTGAGCAAG CTAAGAAGTTTGGGGTGACTGAGTTTGTGAACCCGGCAGATTATGATAGACCTGTTCAAGAG GTAATAGCTGAAATGACAAATGGTGGAGTTGATCGGAGCATCGAATGCACTGGCAATATAAACGCCATGATATCTGCATTTGAATGTGTTCATGAT GGCTGGGGTGTTGCTGTGCTTGTTGGGGTCCCTCACAAAGATGCTGTATTCAAAACACACCCTGTCAACTTCCTGAATGAAAGAACCCTAAAAGGAACCTTCTTTGGCAACTACAAGCCACGCACTGATATTCCCGGAGTCGTTGAGAAGTATATGAACAAG GAGCTCGAGTTGGAGAAGTTCATCACGCACAGCTTGCCTTTCTCTGAAATCAACAAGGCATTCGAGTACATGCTTAAAGGCGAGAGTCTCAGGTGCATCATTAGCATGGATGACTTGAGGATTCACATTTCAGGAGCAAGGAGCGTTTTGTTAAATAAACTGTAG